The following coding sequences lie in one Pontibacter sp. G13 genomic window:
- a CDS encoding SWIM zinc finger family protein, with protein sequence MNLEYIQTLAPDAAHLQRSQKFSRPATWETIGGNEQAIWGTCSGSGRTPYQTKVDLHGIAYSCTCPSRKFPCKHALGLLLLKAKDPGKIPFKTQPEWVTTWLEKRALKAAQKDKPATPIDEEAQAKRKAQRMDNMAAGIRELRLWLQDAVRMGTADLSQQPNTYWEALRARMVDAQVSGLAGRIDRLASAFQSGDWHEYAAQNIAELFLITEAFERRESLSDALQTELMTLLGSHAKKEEILQQAGNQDQWLIVGQRFELGERFTTRRTWLQGMSSGKSALILDFSAGGRNYDYQLVPGTIVEAVLAWYPSPAPVRALIKQQIKMCPNQPFAPVHKNFASFQRAYAQALSIHPFFGLAPCSVSQMKLQAIEDRWHLIDQEGRAVPITRNWPLLWNLLAISGGHTIDVFGEWDGQSLWPLSASLDGQWYALTPPLTYDHEAD encoded by the coding sequence TTGAACCTCGAATACATCCAGACACTGGCACCCGATGCGGCCCATCTCCAAAGGAGCCAGAAGTTTTCCCGACCAGCCACTTGGGAAACCATTGGAGGAAATGAACAGGCCATTTGGGGAACCTGTTCAGGAAGCGGAAGAACACCTTACCAAACCAAGGTCGACCTCCATGGTATCGCCTATTCCTGCACTTGCCCAAGCAGGAAGTTTCCCTGCAAACACGCTTTGGGACTCTTGCTCCTCAAAGCCAAAGACCCCGGCAAAATCCCGTTCAAGACGCAGCCAGAATGGGTCACCACTTGGCTTGAAAAACGCGCACTCAAAGCCGCCCAAAAAGACAAACCCGCCACCCCCATAGACGAAGAGGCCCAAGCCAAACGAAAGGCCCAACGAATGGACAATATGGCCGCGGGCATTCGCGAGCTGAGATTGTGGCTCCAAGATGCCGTCAGGATGGGGACCGCCGACCTCTCCCAACAACCCAACACCTACTGGGAAGCACTCCGCGCAAGGATGGTTGATGCGCAAGTCTCCGGACTGGCAGGGCGCATAGATCGCCTTGCCTCCGCATTCCAGTCTGGGGATTGGCACGAATACGCCGCACAAAACATCGCTGAATTATTCCTGATTACGGAAGCATTTGAACGCAGAGAGTCGCTCTCCGACGCGCTCCAAACCGAATTGATGACCTTGCTGGGAAGCCATGCCAAGAAAGAGGAAATCCTCCAACAAGCGGGCAATCAAGACCAATGGCTAATCGTGGGACAGCGATTCGAATTGGGAGAACGATTCACCACTCGTAGAACTTGGCTGCAAGGAATGTCCAGCGGCAAATCCGCGCTCATTCTCGACTTCTCGGCAGGCGGCAGAAATTACGATTATCAGCTCGTGCCGGGAACCATCGTCGAAGCTGTTTTGGCATGGTATCCGAGCCCTGCACCTGTACGTGCGCTCATCAAGCAGCAGATCAAGATGTGTCCGAATCAGCCATTTGCGCCCGTTCACAAGAACTTTGCCTCCTTCCAGAGAGCGTATGCGCAGGCACTCTCTATTCATCCATTTTTTGGATTGGCCCCTTGCTCTGTGAGCCAGATGAAACTACAGGCCATCGAGGATCGCTGGCACCTCATCGACCAAGAAGGACGCGCAGTACCCATCACCCGCAATTGGCCGCTCCTCTGGAACCTATTGGCCATCTCCGGTGGACATACCATCGATGTGTTCGGAGAGTGGGACGGACAGTCTCTCTGGCCACTTTCCGCTTCCCTAGATGGGCAGTGGTATGCATTGACGCCGCCATTGACTTATGACCATGAAGCAGACTGA
- a CDS encoding pyridoxal-phosphate dependent enzyme encodes MIYENIIETIGGTPIVKLNSVASHIKATVAVKVEYFNPGHSIKDRIALQMIEDAERDGRIKPGGTIIESTSGNTGMGLALAAAVKGYRCIFTMADKQSQEKIDILRAVGAEVIVCPTNVEAEDPRSYYSIAGRLSKEIPNSIWMNQYDNPSNRAAHIATTGPEIWRQTEGKVTHFVAGMGTCGTITGISSYLKEQNPNIQTVGIDTYGSVFKKLKETGKVDTNEIYPYLTEGIGEDIVPENCDMSLIDEIIKVSDKDGALMARKLSKMEGLFVGWSCGSAVFGALEYAAKNLGRDDLMVIILPDHGSRYLGKVYNDQWMQTHDFLDEGTMMTAEEILKFKTDRRKVITLNTSQTLAEAIAVMREQDVSQIPVSDGVSIVGSVNETRVLNTILDDPSLKEGPVTQAMSDPFPFVLRSTRLDIISKLINKDNPAVLVQGDNGSLEIITKFDLIGVLAR; translated from the coding sequence ATGATTTACGAAAACATCATCGAAACCATCGGCGGAACGCCCATTGTGAAGCTCAACAGCGTGGCCTCACACATCAAGGCGACCGTTGCCGTCAAAGTGGAATACTTCAACCCCGGACACTCTATCAAGGATCGGATCGCCCTCCAGATGATCGAGGATGCGGAACGAGATGGACGAATCAAACCCGGTGGTACAATCATCGAATCCACCTCCGGCAACACGGGCATGGGACTTGCTCTCGCTGCAGCCGTCAAAGGATACCGCTGTATCTTCACGATGGCCGACAAGCAGTCTCAAGAGAAAATCGACATCCTACGTGCGGTAGGTGCCGAAGTTATCGTCTGCCCAACCAACGTAGAAGCCGAGGATCCTCGCTCCTATTACTCCATCGCAGGTCGGCTCTCCAAGGAGATCCCCAACTCGATCTGGATGAACCAGTATGACAATCCCAGCAACCGTGCAGCGCATATCGCCACCACGGGGCCTGAGATTTGGAGACAGACCGAAGGCAAAGTGACCCACTTTGTCGCGGGCATGGGTACTTGCGGAACCATCACGGGAATTTCTTCCTACCTCAAAGAGCAAAATCCCAATATCCAAACTGTCGGAATCGACACCTACGGCTCTGTATTCAAAAAACTGAAAGAGACGGGTAAAGTAGATACTAATGAGATCTACCCATACCTGACAGAAGGAATCGGCGAGGATATCGTCCCAGAAAACTGTGATATGTCCTTGATCGACGAAATCATCAAGGTATCTGACAAGGATGGCGCCCTGATGGCGCGGAAGCTTTCCAAAATGGAAGGACTGTTTGTGGGCTGGTCTTGTGGATCTGCCGTTTTCGGTGCTTTGGAGTATGCTGCCAAAAACCTCGGTCGCGACGACCTCATGGTGATTATTCTTCCTGACCATGGCTCTCGCTACCTCGGCAAGGTCTACAATGACCAATGGATGCAGACCCATGACTTCCTCGATGAAGGAACCATGATGACCGCCGAAGAGATCCTCAAATTCAAGACGGATCGCCGCAAAGTCATCACCCTCAACACGTCCCAAACGCTTGCTGAGGCCATCGCGGTCATGCGCGAGCAGGATGTGTCCCAAATCCCTGTATCAGATGGTGTGAGCATCGTAGGAAGTGTCAATGAGACGCGGGTCCTCAACACGATCCTCGATGACCCAAGCCTCAAGGAAGGCCCTGTCACTCAGGCCATGAGCGATCCATTCCCGTTCGTCTTGCGATCCACCAGATTGGATATTATCAGCAAGTTGATCAATAAAGATAATCCGGCCGTACTCGTCCAAGGTGACAATGGCAGCTTGGAGATTATCACCAAATTCGACTTGATTGGCGTTTTGGCTCGATAA
- a CDS encoding DUF5691 domain-containing protein: MKQTDLHTSLTLGLNRRPFRTEESVQTQEDLAFLRALTRHEKERQGASISQIVSITDSITAPVETAAWTPMMATSILKRMISQDQSSSVEEACTLAADLDYHIAPDALPSLLEYAESNTPPPFFLQVLGERGRWLAGQHPTWKRMLPPSEDSWEYGNPETRLRFLTFLRQEDPSHARELLEATASQESPQTLAKFIGTFRIGLTQADNDFVETMRAHRRKEIRTAATEVQAFIEGGGRDLRLRNALGPYLKIHKGMLGKARWEVTLPTQFQDAWKAEGIQAKSKNVYQDLGQKSIWMAQLVAGVSPKHWESISNKSAEQLVSMTLQSEWGFMLIHGFIAATVRFRDPDWAAALLNLYSVRKPYQFPAFKEKRMGTWDREVISHLFQEDQLATLLDTVSRTQRIQMLGTLNEGSFWQAYHWLPHLPEPLTEGAALTVCKMLKFQLDQFHHSLPHSVRRFTYDLPKYTHWIPPKLYPQVAQIWAWNPLEVQWYHPYLERALHQLDLRYRFYQSMNQA; the protein is encoded by the coding sequence ATGAAGCAGACTGATCTACATACCTCCCTGACCCTTGGACTCAACCGGAGACCTTTTCGGACCGAAGAGTCCGTCCAGACCCAAGAGGATTTGGCCTTTCTCCGCGCACTGACTCGACATGAGAAGGAAAGGCAAGGCGCCTCCATCAGTCAGATTGTCTCGATCACAGACTCGATTACGGCACCGGTGGAAACGGCTGCATGGACGCCTATGATGGCGACGAGCATCCTCAAACGCATGATCTCCCAAGATCAATCCTCCTCCGTGGAAGAAGCCTGTACATTGGCCGCGGATCTGGATTATCATATCGCGCCAGACGCACTCCCCTCCTTGCTCGAATATGCAGAATCGAATACGCCTCCTCCCTTTTTCCTGCAAGTACTGGGAGAAAGAGGTCGCTGGCTGGCCGGACAACATCCCACCTGGAAACGCATGCTCCCTCCCTCGGAAGATTCATGGGAATACGGCAACCCCGAGACTAGGCTCCGATTCCTGACCTTCCTACGGCAAGAAGATCCCTCCCATGCCCGGGAATTGCTGGAGGCAACCGCCAGTCAGGAATCCCCGCAGACCTTGGCCAAATTCATTGGAACATTTCGCATAGGCTTGACCCAAGCAGACAACGATTTTGTGGAAACCATGCGCGCCCATCGTCGGAAGGAAATTCGGACGGCCGCTACGGAAGTTCAGGCATTTATCGAAGGCGGCGGCAGAGATCTCCGGTTGAGAAATGCGCTCGGTCCTTACCTCAAAATACACAAGGGCATGCTGGGCAAGGCCCGTTGGGAAGTGACCCTTCCGACTCAGTTTCAGGATGCATGGAAGGCAGAAGGCATTCAGGCGAAAAGTAAGAACGTATATCAGGACCTTGGGCAAAAATCCATCTGGATGGCCCAACTCGTCGCGGGGGTTTCCCCCAAGCATTGGGAATCCATATCCAACAAAAGCGCCGAGCAATTGGTGTCCATGACTCTGCAAAGCGAATGGGGCTTCATGCTCATACATGGCTTTATCGCTGCGACAGTCAGATTTCGAGACCCGGACTGGGCGGCAGCCCTGCTCAATCTATATTCCGTCAGAAAGCCCTACCAGTTTCCCGCATTCAAAGAAAAGCGGATGGGCACATGGGATCGAGAAGTGATCTCTCACTTGTTTCAGGAAGATCAGCTAGCCACTTTGCTGGACACCGTTTCGAGAACCCAAAGAATCCAGATGTTGGGGACATTAAATGAAGGCTCCTTTTGGCAAGCCTATCATTGGCTCCCGCATCTTCCGGAACCATTGACCGAAGGTGCCGCTTTGACTGTGTGCAAGATGCTGAAATTCCAGCTGGACCAATTCCATCATTCCCTGCCCCATTCGGTTCGAAGATTCACCTATGATTTACCCAAATACACCCATTGGATTCCCCCAAAACTCTATCCGCAAGTCGCTCAGATTTGGGCATGGAATCCGCTGGAAGTACAATGGTACCATCCCTACTTGGAGAGAGCCCTCCATCAGCTCGATCTGAGATATCGCTTTTACCAATCCATGAACCAAGCATAA
- a CDS encoding O-antigen ligase family protein has product MQRLLRNYLRPEFASWFFILAITAGLSTSKAIMSIATVAFGFMGLWYLWAYRADKTYIRSWDSRWVLLLFLLAVVAIFWTEDSGRWLRDVKQKIPFLCMGVGFMLIGPFTKRQYAGIFVVFCLTQFLLGILSLGIALSDYEAALELVRTNSHIPILGSIHHIYFGLFLGMSVFVGSHLVFGNPYGWKKWQVTTMAVITITNLIILHILGARTALLAFYSGVVWLAAGLIIQQRRWWLGFSVLAMIILLPLASYQLVPAFQLRVDAAVWDLEQMAHSDKDLTNHSASLRVLAWSAAWDSYLTAPWLGVGPGDLKSEMHAQYEAHPSVYRADDLPEGPHNQYLEHLASLGPIGLILLLAVLFAPLWSRHASPSLLMLSFVGLISVGMLFESVLERQAGICFFTIFSLILPRHGMVIRKDH; this is encoded by the coding sequence ATGCAACGACTGCTTCGGAACTACCTTCGCCCCGAATTCGCTTCGTGGTTTTTCATCTTGGCCATTACCGCAGGACTATCCACCTCCAAAGCGATCATGAGTATCGCCACCGTGGCTTTTGGCTTTATGGGCCTTTGGTACCTTTGGGCTTACCGAGCCGACAAAACCTACATTCGGAGTTGGGATAGCAGGTGGGTATTGCTATTGTTCCTACTGGCGGTCGTTGCCATTTTCTGGACGGAAGATTCTGGAAGATGGCTGAGAGATGTCAAGCAAAAGATTCCGTTTCTGTGTATGGGCGTTGGGTTCATGTTGATTGGACCTTTCACCAAACGACAGTATGCAGGGATTTTCGTCGTGTTTTGCCTGACCCAATTCTTGCTGGGAATCCTCTCCTTGGGGATTGCACTGTCTGACTATGAGGCAGCATTGGAACTCGTCCGCACCAATTCCCACATCCCCATCCTCGGCTCCATCCACCACATCTATTTTGGGCTATTTCTCGGTATGAGTGTGTTTGTCGGGAGCCATCTCGTATTCGGCAATCCCTACGGCTGGAAGAAATGGCAAGTCACCACCATGGCGGTGATTACCATCACCAATCTAATCATACTCCATATTTTGGGAGCAAGAACAGCCCTTTTGGCCTTTTACAGCGGAGTGGTCTGGTTGGCGGCAGGACTGATTATTCAGCAGCGTAGATGGTGGTTAGGGTTTTCGGTTTTGGCGATGATCATCTTGTTGCCCTTGGCGAGCTACCAACTTGTTCCAGCGTTTCAATTACGCGTAGATGCAGCCGTATGGGATCTCGAGCAAATGGCTCATTCCGACAAGGATCTGACCAATCATTCTGCCTCCCTTCGAGTGCTTGCGTGGAGTGCTGCATGGGATTCCTACCTGACCGCTCCTTGGCTGGGAGTCGGCCCCGGGGATCTCAAATCCGAGATGCACGCCCAATATGAGGCACATCCCTCCGTTTATCGTGCTGACGACCTTCCCGAAGGTCCACACAACCAATATCTGGAACACCTTGCATCGCTAGGTCCGATCGGGCTCATCCTTCTGCTGGCTGTACTATTTGCGCCATTGTGGAGTCGACATGCATCCCCTAGCTTGCTGATGCTCTCTTTTGTAGGGCTTATTTCGGTAGGAATGCTCTTTGAATCCGTCCTTGAGCGGCAGGCAGGCATTTGTTTTTTCACTATATTTAGCCTGATTTTGCCGAGACATGGAATGGTCATTCGGAAAGATCATTGA
- a CDS encoding AAA family ATPase — protein sequence MSQAIRQHAEQAFEAEIEALKQVDTYPKPPNWQLSPWAVLQYLMGGTLENGFELEPKYIGNSRVIEIAIATLATDRALLLLGVPGTAKTWVAEHLTAAISGDSTLLVQGTAGTPEEAIRYSWNYAQLLSKGPNREALVPSPIMRAMELGKIGRVEELTRLPADVQDTLITLLSEKMLPIPELEDEVMAQQGFNLIATANDRDKGVNDLSSALRRRFNTVILPLPATLEEEVDIVSTRVSSIGKMLQLPTEAPAVDEIKRLVTIFRELRGGKSLDGSTRLKSPSSTLSTAEAISVAIQGISLASHFGDGTLKAKDLAGGLVGAIVKEPDADQMVLKEYLETVVKERGDWKDLYRAVKEIL from the coding sequence ATGAGTCAAGCAATCAGACAACATGCAGAGCAGGCATTCGAAGCCGAAATCGAAGCCCTCAAGCAAGTCGACACCTATCCCAAGCCTCCCAATTGGCAGCTCAGCCCTTGGGCGGTTCTCCAATATCTCATGGGGGGCACACTGGAAAATGGATTCGAGCTTGAGCCCAAGTACATCGGCAATTCCCGGGTGATCGAAATAGCCATCGCCACGTTGGCCACAGACCGTGCCCTCTTGTTGCTCGGTGTCCCCGGCACCGCCAAAACGTGGGTGGCAGAGCACCTCACCGCAGCCATCAGCGGGGACAGCACCTTGCTGGTACAGGGAACCGCAGGAACTCCAGAAGAAGCGATCAGATATAGCTGGAATTATGCCCAGCTGCTTTCCAAGGGCCCCAATCGTGAAGCATTGGTTCCAAGCCCCATCATGCGCGCTATGGAATTGGGCAAAATCGGCCGTGTGGAAGAATTGACCCGACTGCCTGCCGATGTACAGGATACCCTGATCACGCTCCTTTCAGAAAAGATGTTGCCTATTCCAGAGCTGGAAGACGAGGTGATGGCCCAGCAGGGATTCAACTTGATCGCCACCGCCAATGACCGAGACAAAGGCGTGAACGACCTTTCAAGCGCCTTGAGGAGACGATTCAATACGGTCATCTTGCCGCTACCTGCTACTTTGGAGGAAGAAGTGGACATCGTTTCGACCCGCGTTTCCAGCATTGGCAAAATGCTTCAACTGCCTACAGAAGCGCCTGCTGTAGACGAAATCAAACGATTGGTGACCATCTTCCGAGAATTGCGTGGGGGAAAATCACTCGATGGCAGCACACGCCTGAAATCCCCTTCCTCCACATTGAGTACCGCAGAAGCCATTTCAGTGGCCATTCAGGGCATTTCGCTCGCGTCGCACTTTGGAGATGGCACCTTGAAAGCCAAAGATCTCGCTGGGGGATTGGTAGGCGCCATCGTGAAAGAACCAGATGCTGACCAGATGGTGCTCAAGGAATATCTGGAAACAGTCGTCAAGGAACGAGGCGATTGGAAGGACCTTTATCGTGCAGTCAAGGAAATCCTCTAA
- a CDS encoding LysM domain-containing protein, translating into MLTSTRTLFPVLGIWLCVCLFSTPLAAQIGPLTQVITDESGNDWELQYHKIQSGDNLYKLSRQYDLTLEDLMDLNGLNNQSTIYPGQRIVVGKKPANEVLPMRGQGTTPEISRIPKPANDPILPPAEDEATTLEVSKARMHKEYYEVVAGDNLYAIAQKFGVTAEQLREWNGGIRTVKPGQNLVVAKTQINVEQDVVHEFRKSRNEHIAPMTERSANNPGIPEIESTTVNAVPPAYKHLGKHALSCSYGRYDIGDDNYGRFYAVHKTLKIGTKINIPIPGNGGFFQVEIIGSLPPNSEIEMGLSPASIQILTASGLPTSLMIIY; encoded by the coding sequence ATGCTGACCTCAACCCGTACGCTTTTCCCTGTGCTCGGAATATGGTTGTGCGTGTGCCTGTTTAGCACACCCCTCGCCGCGCAAATCGGCCCACTCACCCAAGTCATCACCGACGAATCGGGCAATGATTGGGAGCTTCAATACCACAAAATTCAAAGTGGAGACAATCTCTACAAACTCTCCCGACAATACGATCTCACCCTAGAGGATCTCATGGACCTCAATGGCCTGAATAATCAATCCACCATCTATCCCGGCCAGCGAATTGTCGTAGGCAAGAAACCCGCCAATGAAGTGCTTCCCATGAGAGGGCAAGGCACCACTCCCGAAATCTCGAGAATCCCGAAACCTGCCAATGACCCCATCCTGCCACCCGCCGAAGATGAAGCTACGACTCTAGAAGTGAGCAAGGCGCGGATGCACAAAGAGTATTATGAAGTGGTGGCTGGAGACAATCTCTACGCCATCGCCCAGAAATTTGGCGTGACTGCCGAACAGCTTAGAGAATGGAATGGGGGCATCAGAACCGTAAAGCCCGGGCAAAATCTCGTCGTCGCCAAGACCCAAATCAATGTCGAGCAGGATGTAGTCCACGAGTTTCGCAAGTCCAGAAATGAGCATATCGCACCCATGACCGAGCGATCCGCCAACAATCCCGGCATTCCCGAAATCGAATCCACTACCGTAAATGCTGTCCCTCCGGCATACAAGCACTTGGGCAAGCACGCGCTTTCCTGCTCTTATGGCCGATATGACATTGGAGACGACAATTACGGCCGATTCTACGCCGTCCACAAAACCCTCAAGATCGGCACCAAGATCAATATTCCCATTCCGGGCAATGGAGGATTCTTCCAAGTGGAAATCATCGGGTCGCTTCCGCCCAACAGTGAAATCGAGATGGGGCTTTCTCCTGCTTCCATCCAGATCCTCACGGCTTCTGGACTCCCGACGTCATTGATGATCATTTACTAA
- a CDS encoding DUF5682 family protein — protein MGTHIFGIRHHGPGSARMLARALEELQPDCILIEGPPEGDKLIHHITHPDMVPPVALLLYHPKAIDRAVYYPFAEFSPEWQAIRHGLRHQVHTQFMDLSPGYYWPKDNEPAGEIPLAPPKQDLLGRIAEVAGYPKGESWWEETVERRYDQADHFEALNELIGTVRAQLEETHPTDLHTLRREAMMRKHIRAAMKKFDRIAVVCGAFHGPALATLPAAKADNALLKGMKKAKYVATWIPWTYERLSYFSGYGAGVTSPALYELLFEHDREGLVQTWMTRVARLFRSEDMDGSPAHVIEAVRLAEALALLRGHTVPGLDELFEAVQTVFCFGDDAPLELVQQQLIIGDNMGTVPDDAPTLPLQAHIRALQKRLRLAVSNSASTVELDLRKPFHLEKSHFLHRLQLLGIKWANPAESRASLGTFRETWQLKWRPEHEIQVVEAATWGNTLPQASATKVRQILKNGPTLPQLAELLEQLFRAELPDEVYRVSRALSEEVALDADVRHLMGTLPALVRMMRYGDVRKTQSEQVEEVLKAILPRICIGLPNACRNLDEDHQTELFEQFIALNQAMQIALGLPAFSAFQPNWKGLLLQLGNMELSAPKLSGLANRLAFEQELQPLGETATAMQRALSIGTEPAIAAAWVSGFLHGSALLLIHNPTLWDLLDEWIGELPDARFEECLPLLRRTFSQFAPGERRQMGGLARMGTSEAKPNGHQPTESLDPDRLKILAPMLDLLLSPISQEGEEA, from the coding sequence ATGGGAACTCACATTTTCGGCATTCGGCATCATGGGCCCGGGTCGGCACGCATGCTAGCCCGAGCCCTAGAGGAATTGCAGCCTGATTGCATCCTGATCGAAGGGCCTCCGGAGGGCGACAAATTGATCCACCATATTACCCATCCGGATATGGTGCCTCCCGTCGCATTGTTGCTCTATCACCCCAAGGCCATTGATCGAGCGGTCTATTACCCATTTGCGGAATTCTCGCCAGAATGGCAGGCCATCCGCCACGGGTTGCGCCATCAAGTCCATACCCAATTCATGGATTTGTCCCCGGGGTATTATTGGCCCAAGGACAATGAACCAGCCGGGGAGATTCCCCTTGCTCCCCCCAAGCAAGACCTTTTGGGGAGAATTGCCGAAGTAGCTGGATATCCCAAAGGGGAAAGTTGGTGGGAAGAGACCGTAGAGCGCAGATACGATCAAGCAGATCATTTCGAAGCGCTCAATGAACTGATCGGAACGGTCCGGGCACAACTGGAAGAAACGCATCCCACGGATCTTCACACCCTCCGTAGAGAGGCAATGATGCGAAAGCACATACGGGCAGCCATGAAGAAGTTTGACCGGATTGCCGTCGTCTGCGGAGCATTTCACGGACCAGCACTGGCCACACTTCCAGCCGCCAAAGCAGATAACGCGCTGCTCAAAGGCATGAAAAAGGCCAAATATGTAGCGACATGGATCCCTTGGACCTACGAGCGCCTGTCCTATTTTTCTGGATACGGTGCAGGAGTGACCTCTCCCGCCCTGTATGAATTGCTGTTCGAGCATGACCGCGAGGGCTTGGTCCAGACATGGATGACCCGAGTGGCCCGCCTGTTCAGGTCCGAAGATATGGACGGTTCGCCTGCGCATGTCATCGAGGCAGTGAGACTGGCCGAGGCCTTGGCATTGCTCCGTGGCCATACCGTACCGGGACTCGACGAATTGTTCGAGGCTGTCCAGACGGTATTTTGCTTTGGAGATGACGCCCCGTTGGAACTGGTACAGCAACAGCTGATCATAGGAGATAACATGGGGACCGTTCCCGATGACGCTCCCACCCTACCCTTGCAAGCACATATCAGGGCCTTGCAGAAACGACTTCGATTGGCTGTCAGCAATAGCGCCTCTACCGTGGAGTTGGATTTGAGAAAGCCCTTCCATTTGGAGAAGAGCCATTTTCTCCATCGCCTTCAACTCCTCGGAATCAAATGGGCCAATCCTGCCGAAAGTCGAGCTTCACTGGGAACTTTCCGGGAGACCTGGCAATTGAAATGGCGGCCCGAGCATGAAATACAGGTTGTGGAAGCGGCCACTTGGGGAAACACCCTTCCTCAGGCTAGCGCGACCAAGGTTCGGCAAATCCTCAAAAATGGCCCCACTCTGCCTCAATTGGCGGAATTACTGGAGCAGCTTTTCCGCGCCGAGCTACCGGACGAAGTTTACCGCGTTTCCAGAGCACTCTCGGAGGAAGTCGCCCTAGATGCGGATGTTCGACATCTGATGGGAACCCTCCCTGCTTTGGTGAGGATGATGCGCTACGGCGATGTCCGGAAAACCCAGTCCGAGCAAGTCGAGGAAGTGCTCAAGGCCATCTTGCCAAGGATTTGCATCGGATTGCCCAATGCATGCAGGAATTTGGATGAAGATCATCAGACTGAGTTATTCGAGCAATTCATTGCCCTCAATCAGGCGATGCAGATTGCCTTGGGGCTTCCCGCATTCAGCGCTTTCCAGCCCAATTGGAAAGGCCTCCTTCTCCAATTGGGAAACATGGAATTATCCGCTCCCAAACTGAGTGGATTGGCCAATAGATTGGCTTTTGAACAGGAACTCCAGCCGCTAGGAGAGACAGCCACAGCCATGCAAAGAGCCTTATCCATTGGCACCGAGCCAGCTATTGCCGCTGCCTGGGTATCGGGATTTCTGCATGGCAGTGCATTGTTGCTGATTCACAATCCGACCCTTTGGGACCTATTGGATGAATGGATTGGGGAGTTGCCCGACGCGAGATTTGAAGAATGCCTCCCCTTGTTGCGTAGGACATTTTCGCAGTTTGCACCGGGAGAACGCAGACAAATGGGGGGATTGGCACGGATGGGGACTTCTGAAGCTAAGCCCAATGGGCACCAGCCTACGGAATCTCTTGATCCCGATCGACTTAAGATTTTAGCGCCCATGTTAGATCTGTTGTTATCGCCCATTTCGCAGGAAGGAGAAGAAGCCTAA
- a CDS encoding type II CAAX prenyl endopeptidase Rce1 family protein — translation MVFIETPLGKAWEAYDDSASHRFFTYSQVVIMLVLFELFLWMAQTEHLYEYTGEKVWMLVSLIFPARTTWFSLGIIGFGLYYCITDWMGIKNFAEKKADREKAAKDKKFKPAPKGAYRPNWYYLLFQLFEGLIYGSLMFALLKWGVWIFMLIATPDPDIPIPLDASISMQDIHSNPIQDLALAFGGGFYEELIFRGFLFWWLVYAGKKIKFLKDFDIDVEPVRFLKTYQIAGSWKDGKVLTVILTGCLIYSLSHYLFPWGDTLSWYSFLHRFFFGLIMYAIFVNRKFPVAAWTHAVYMTWYFIFY, via the coding sequence ATGGTATTTATCGAAACACCCCTTGGCAAAGCGTGGGAGGCCTACGATGATTCCGCCTCGCACAGATTTTTTACCTACAGCCAAGTGGTGATCATGCTGGTTTTGTTCGAATTGTTCCTTTGGATGGCGCAAACCGAGCATTTGTATGAGTACACAGGAGAAAAAGTCTGGATGTTGGTCAGCCTCATTTTCCCAGCCAGAACCACTTGGTTCTCGCTGGGAATTATCGGTTTTGGGCTGTACTACTGCATCACGGACTGGATGGGGATCAAGAATTTTGCGGAGAAGAAAGCCGACCGCGAAAAGGCTGCCAAGGACAAGAAATTCAAGCCCGCTCCCAAGGGGGCTTATCGTCCCAATTGGTATTATCTGCTCTTCCAGCTTTTCGAGGGCCTGATCTACGGCTCCTTGATGTTTGCCCTGTTGAAATGGGGCGTCTGGATTTTTATGCTGATTGCCACTCCCGACCCGGATATCCCGATCCCATTGGATGCGAGCATAAGCATGCAGGATATTCATTCGAATCCGATTCAGGACTTGGCGCTAGCATTCGGAGGAGGATTCTATGAAGAGTTGATTTTCAGAGGATTCCTTTTCTGGTGGCTGGTCTACGCAGGGAAGAAGATCAAATTCCTCAAGGATTTTGACATTGATGTCGAACCCGTCAGATTCCTCAAAACGTATCAGATCGCAGGCTCGTGGAAGGACGGCAAAGTTTTGACCGTCATTCTCACAGGATGCCTCATTTATAGCCTATCACATTACCTCTTTCCGTGGGGAGACACCTTGAGTTGGTACTCCTTCTTGCATCGATTCTTTTTCGGCCTCATCATGTACGCTATATTTGTGAATCGGAAATTTCCGGTCGCGGCTTGGACACATGCGGTTTACATGACTTGGTATTTCATCTTTTATTGA